TGCGTGATTTCACCAGTTCCTACAACAGCAGGAATTTCAAGTGAACGCGCCATGATTGCCGAATGAGAAGTACGTCCGCCGATATCTGTTACAAAACCTTTAACAAATTTACGGTTCAATTGCGCTGTATCAGAAGGTGTCAAGTCTTTAGCAACTACAACAACTTCCTCATCAATAAGCGCTGGATTTGGAATCGTTACATTTAAAAGGTGAGACAAAATACGTTTACGAACATCACGAATATCAGCAGCACGCTCGCGCATGTACTCATTATCCATTGATTCAAACATACCGATAAACATATCTGTCGTTTCTTGCAACGCCGATTCAGCGTTTACTTTATTATTGGTAATATTTTCAGAGATTGGTGTAATTAGTTCAGGATCATTTAAAACCAAAAGATGCGCATCAAAAATTTGAGCCTTATCTTCGCCTAAGCTTTCTTTCGCGATGTCGCGAATCTTCTCAAGCTCCGATCCAGAAACTGCAACTGCATCCTGAAAACGTTTAACTTCAGCCTCTGTATCAGCAACTTCCGTTTTGTCAAAAGACAAGTCTGGTTCCACTAATAAATAAGCTTTCGCGATAGCGATACCATCGGATGCTGCGATACCTTTTAATTCCTTAACCATTACTCAGCCAAGCCTTCTTTTTTAAGCACTTCTGTTAAGCCAACGATTGCGTCTTTTTCGTCGCTACCTTCAGCGTAAATTGTGATGTCAGCGCCTTTACCAATACCTAAAGACATAACGCCCATGATTGATTTCAGGTTAACTTTTTTGCCAGTGTACTCAATTTGTACATCTGAGCTGTATTTGCTTGCCGCTTGAACTAAAAGAGTTGCTGGGCGTGCGTGGATTCCTGTTTCATCGATTACTACAAAGCTTGCTTGTTCCATAATTTACATTCTCCTTCATATAAGAAATTTTATTGTGACTCTTCTCACTAAAAATAAATTCAGCAAAAAAAGACTATCCCTCAATTAAAAAGATTACCATGTTTTCGCACCTTGCACAACTATTTGATGCAAATTTATCACGAATTTAGGCAATTTATTTCGAAAGCGCTCTATTTACAGGGAAATACGCCCATTTTAAGACATTTTAAGTGGCGCTTACAAGGGCTTTTATTTGCATTATATCTATAATTCAGGCAAAATGAAAACAAAGTTCTATATTTAGTGAATTGCTTTATTGACGTTTCTATGAATTGGGAGTGATAAACATGGCAAAAGCACAAGTAGGAGACATAATTGAATTCAAAGATGGCCTCACTGGGGTCGTTGAAAAGATTAACGAAAACTCTGTCATCGTAGATTTAACCTTGATGGAAAATTTCAAAAATCTAGCCATTGAAGAAAAAACAGTGGTCAACCATAAAAATTATAAAGTTATCCATGCAGTAGATGATGAAAAATAAACACGAACAAAAGAAAATTGCTACGCATCATAGACTCCACAGAACAGAAAGTCCTATAACTATCCATTCGCACAAAGGTCTATAATCCCATTTCACATGGCTCATTGTAAACCTCTGTGCTTTTTTGTGATAAAAAATAACCTAATCATACTAATTTGGAGTGAGCAACTATGCCGGAAAAAAAGATTATCATTATTGGAGCTGGTCCAGGCGGTCTAGCCGTGGCGATGCAACTTACAGAACAAGGTCACACGGTACATATCTATGAAAAAGCAGCTGAGATCGGTGGTCGAACGGCTCTATTAAAACAAGATGGCTTTTCTTTTGATCTAGGCCCTACTGCTTTAAATATGCCCAATGTTATTACAGCGCTTTTCACAGAGTGTCATCGTAATGTTCAAGATTACATTAAACTTGTTTCCTTAGATCCTTTATACAGCCTATATATAGATGATATTATTTTCAATCCCTCACCTGATCCAATAAAAACGAAGCAAGAAATCAGCCGTCTATTTCCTGGTGAAGAAGAGCATTATGACCGATTTATGCGAGATAACGCGAAAAAAATGATTTATCTTCTCCCATTGTGGCAAGAATCCTTTACATCTCTTTGGTCCGTATTCCAATTGCGTACGTTGCGAGCATTGCCTAGCCTCACTCTTGGCAATCACTTAGTCGATGAGCTGGCTAAATATTTCGAGGATAAGCGGCTACGTCTGGCGTTCTCTTTTGAAACAAAATTTCTTGGAATGTCGCCATGGGAAACACCTGGTGCTTTTTCTGTTATTCCGTTTGCCGAGCATTATTTCGGTGTTTTTCATATCATCGGTGGTATTAACCGCCTGACCAACGCGATGAGTGAGATTGTACGAGAAAATGGCGGTGAAATTCACTTGGGGCAACGCGTTCAGCAGATAAATACCGCGTCGAAAGAAATAACCTCTATTACACTAGAAAGCGGAGAAATCGTGGAAGGAGATTATTTTTTCCTAAATGCAGA
The sequence above is drawn from the Listeria weihenstephanensis genome and encodes:
- a CDS encoding phosphocarrier protein HPr; this translates as MEQASFVVIDETGIHARPATLLVQAASKYSSDVQIEYTGKKVNLKSIMGVMSLGIGKGADITIYAEGSDEKDAIVGLTEVLKKEGLAE
- a CDS encoding YkvS family protein translates to MAKAQVGDIIEFKDGLTGVVEKINENSVIVDLTLMENFKNLAIEEKTVVNHKNYKVIHAVDDEK
- a CDS encoding phytoene desaturase family protein; translated protein: MPEKKIIIIGAGPGGLAVAMQLTEQGHTVHIYEKAAEIGGRTALLKQDGFSFDLGPTALNMPNVITALFTECHRNVQDYIKLVSLDPLYSLYIDDIIFNPSPDPIKTKQEISRLFPGEEEHYDRFMRDNAKKMIYLLPLWQESFTSLWSVFQLRTLRALPSLTLGNHLVDELAKYFEDKRLRLAFSFETKFLGMSPWETPGAFSVIPFAEHYFGVFHIIGGINRLTNAMSEIVRENGGEIHLGQRVQQINTASKEITSITLESGEIVEGDYFFLNADYAYTMSHLFSESKAPISLKKLSKKKYSCSGFAMYIGLNTTLPLNVHTVIFPEDFRVHMDEIMHQLIIPKDLSIHITYPAAVDKTMAPPDMSTLRILVPVPNNMSSIDWEQERPAMRARIIKTIEEKLNIENLESHILTEKIITPFDWEDDYHIFKGAIFNLSHQWSQLGPLRPNKTPSIKNMKIVGGSAHPANSLPFILESANIAVRKFNEQK